The Actinocorallia herbida DNA window CACCGATTTTCGAGGAGATGCGTGCAATGCCGTACGACTATGACGTCGTCATCGTGGGATCCGGATTCGGAGGCTCGGTCTCCGCACTCCGGCTGACGGAAAAGGGGTACAAGGTCGCCGTCCTCGAGGCGGGCCGCCGCTTCACCCCGCAGAGCCTGCCCAAGAACTCCTGGCACGTGCGCGACTACCTGTGGGCCCCGGCGCTCGGCCTCTACGGAGTCCAGCGCGTCCATGTGCTCGGCAAGGTCATGGTCATGGCGGGAGCGGGCGTCGGCGGGGGCTCGCTGAACTACGGCAACACCCTGTACGAACCGCCCGCGGCCTTCTTCGAGGACCGCCAGTGGGCGCACATCACGGACTGGAAGGAGGAACTGGAGCCGTACTACGAGCAGGCCCGGCGGATGCTGGGCGCCCGCCTCAACCCTACGGACACCCCCGCCGACGTGCACCTCAAGGCGGCGGCCGAGCGGATGGGCGTCGCCGGCACCTTCCACGCCACCCCGGTGGGCGTCTTCTTCGGCGACGGCCGGGACTCCGACGGAACCGCCAAGGCCGAGCCCGGCGCCGAAGCGCCCGACCCGTACTTCGGCGGTGCGGGGCCCGCGCGCCGGGCCTGCATCGAGTGCGGCGAGTGCATGACCGGCTGCCGCCACGGCGCCAAGAACACACTGAACGAGAACTACCTCTACCTCGCCGAGAAGGCGGGCGCCGTCATCCATCCCCTGACGACGGTCACCGCGATCGGCCAGGACGCCGCGGACGGATACCGGATCGAGACCCGTCCCACGAACCGGCGCGGCAAGTCCCCCGGCGAGGTGTTCCGCGCCGGCCACGTCGTCGTCGCGGCGGGCACCTACGGCACCCAGACCCTGCTGCACACCATGCGGAGCCGCGGACGGCTGCCGCACGTCTCCGATCGGCTCGGCAGGCTCACCCGCACCAACTCCGAGGCCCTGGTGAGCGCGCAGACCTCGCCGCGGAACTACCGCGCCGGGCACGGTGCGAACCCGGATTTCACGCGCGGAGTCGCGATCACCTCCTCCGTCCACCCGAACGACGACACCCACGTCGAGGTCGTCCGGTACGGCAGGGGCTCCAACGCCATGGGCGCGATGGCCATCCTCCAGGTGCCCTACAGCCCGCGCGTTCCGCGCTTCCCGGCCTGGCTCGCCCACTGTGCCCGGCATCCGCTGACCGCGGTGCGCTCGCTGTCCAACCGGCGCTGGTCGGAGCGGACCATCCTGGGCCTGGTCATGCAGACCCACGACAACTCCCTGACCACCTACGTCAAGGGCTCGGGGATCGGCGGGGGCCTGCTGAGGGCCCGCCAGGGCGAGGGGACGCCCAACCCCACCCAGATTCCAGAGGCCACGGAGATCGCCGCGCTCCTCGCCGAGGAGATCAACGGCTTCGCCGGCAGCAACATCGGCGAACTCATGGGCACCCCGATGACCGCGCACTTCCTGGGAGGCTGCGTCATCGGCGCGGACTCCGAGCACGGCGTCATCGACCCCTACCACCGCCTGTACGGGTACCCGGGCGTCCATGTCGTCGACGGCTCCGCGGTGTCGGCGAACCTCGGCGTGAACCCGTCCCTCACCATCACCGCGCAGGCCGAGCGCGCCATGGCGTTCTGGCCCAACAAGGGAGACCCGGACACCCGGCCCCGGCAGGACGAGGGCTACCGGCGCGTCCGGCCGATCCCGCCCAAGCGCCCGGCCGTGCCCGAAGGAGCCTTCGGCTCATTGCGGCTTCCCTTCTTCCCGGTCCCGCCGGTACCTCGAAAGGACTGAATTCGGCTGCCGGGGTGGCCGCGTTCACCCCGGACGCCGAGGGTGTCACCCGCTGGATCGACTCCTATTTCGCATACTGCCTCGACCATCCCGAGGTCCAGGGGATCTGGATGCAGCGCCGACTTTCGGACGCCGCCGACCTCGGGGATCTCGAATCCCGGTTTCGCACACCCACGGTGTCTCGGTCGGCCGAGCTTCTGAAACCCGCCTTCCAGCCGAACGTGGACATGCATCCGGCCGTGTCGGAGATGATCTGGTCGATCCACTGCTTTCTGGAGGGCGGCGTGATGGCCGAAGAGGGAAAAAGACTCTACGCCGACTCCCCTGCCGTCCGCCGCCGGTTCCTCACCCATCTGCACAAGTACGTCGCCTGGGTCGCCAAGCCCTGACCGGCTCCGAAGCCCTCCATGGCCACGCGGTCTATGCGGGCCGGCTCGGGAGGACCTCCGCCAGCCGCAGCGCCATGTGCAGATCCGTGGTCCCGGCGGAGGCCGGATGCCCCAGCAGCTGCTCCGCCCGGCGCAGCCGGTACACGACGGTGTTGCGGTGGACGTGCAGGTCCGCGGCGGCCCGGATCAGGCTGCCCCCGTTGTCGAGATAGCTGAGCAGGGTCCGGCGCAGGTCGGCGGTGAGGCGGTCGTCCCCGGCAAGGGAACCGAGCTGCTCGTCGACGAACCACTGGGCACGTTCGTGGTCACTGGTGAGCAGTCCGACGAGCGCGATGTCCCGATAGCGGGTCACCGTCGGCCGCTGTGCGCAGGAGACCGCGACACGCCAGGCGTCGAGCGCGGCGAGGTGGGTCCGGCGGAATCCCCACAAGCCGCGGGCGGAAAGGCCCGCGGCGACTCTGACGGACGGGTCGACGGGCAGACCGCCGTCGTCGATCGGTCCCGGCGAACTGAGCCAGGCCCACAGGACGGCGTCCCCCGCCACCATGAGGGGAGCCGGGCAGTGCAGCGCCACCGCCGCGTTCCTGGCGGCCCGCTCGAGCGCGCCCGGCACCGCCCCTGACGCCGAGGACGGCTCACCGTCCTGCCAGAGGATCAGGCCCAGGTGGTGGTGGCCGAGGTCGATGCCCAGGACCTGACGGGCGGTGTCGTCGGTGACCCACTCGTCGGCGACGATCGAGGTGACGATGCTCCGCTGATCGGCGGCACGGCGGGCGAGCAGCCTCTGCCGTTCGGCCAGATAGTCGTTGATCACCGCGTCGACCGTGGCGTCGAAGAAGTCCGTCACCTCTTGGGTGACCTCGCGCAGCAGCGCGCCGCGCTCGCGTGCCGGTCTGTGCAGCTCCACCAGTTGCAGGAGTGCCAGAATCCACTCGCCGCGCACCAGCCGCAGTCCCTGGACGATCCTGCTGAACGGAATGTCCTCACCGGCCAGATAGGTGATGACGTCCCGCTCCTCCGCGTTGAGCGTGAACGCCCCTACTCCTTCGTGCAGGGCCAGAAGGAGGTCCAGCGCCGTGCGCTCGATGGCCTCGGCGAGCCTGGGCCCGAAGGTCTCCAGCCGTTCCTCCTCGACGGCGCGCAGCACCTTCTGGAACCCGTGCTCGGCCATCGCCACCGCCCAACCCACCGGGCCGGGACCGAGCACGGCCTCGGCGGCGGCCAGAAAGGCGGGATCTCCCACCGGAGGGACCGGCTCGCCGGACGCTTTGAGACCGGCGATGAACTCACGGAGCGGCATCCGCGAATTGTATGCGGAGTACAGGCGGGCCGGAAGGTCTGGACTGCGCGTCCAGTGACATGAGCCACAGCGAGAACAAGGATCGGGTGTTACGCCAGTGTTTCACTGAAAGGGACCACCCCGATGACCCACCCCGAGTCGTCTTCGCCCTCGACCCTGAACGAGTCCTCCGCCGTACGGCCGAACCAGTTCCTCCAGGGCCCGTTCGCCCCGGTCGGCCAGGAGATCACCGTTCACGACCTGAAGGTCACGGGCACCATCCCCACGGAGCTGAACGGCCGGCTCCTGCGCGTCGGCCCGAACCCGATCGACCCCGAGAACCCGGCGACCTACAACTGGTTCTCGGGCAACGGCATGGTCCACGGCGTCCGCCTGCGCGAAGGCCGGGCCGAGTGGTATCGCAACCGCTTCGTACGCGATGACCAAGTCGTGGCCAGCCGCGGGTGGCCCGAGGTGCCCGGACCCCGTCAGGCGGTGCCCGCTCCCCGGTACGCGCGCAACAACCACGGCAACACCAACATCTTCGCGCAGGGCGGCCACACGTTCGCGTTCATGGAGGGCGGTTCCCTGCCGTTCGAGCTCTCCTACGAACTCGAGACCGTGGCCCGCTCCAACTTCGAGGGCACCCTGAACGGGGCCTGGACCGGCCACCCCCACCGCGATCCGTTGACCGGGGAACTGCACGGCATCGCCTACCGCTGGGATTGGTCCTACGCCCGGTATCTGGTCCTGGACGCCCAGGGCAAGATCCGCAAGTCGGTCAACATCCCGCTGGACGGCCGGCCGATCATCCACGACATGGCCCTCAGCCGGCGCTACGTGGTCTTCCACAACGGCGCCGTCCAGGCGCATGCCGGTCTTCAGGCGCAGGGCTACGACTTCCCGTACGCGTGGGACTTCGACCACCGCAACGCGTGGGGGCTCTTGCCGCGCGAGGGGACGTCCGACCAGGTCGTCTGGTGTGAGACCGAGCCGACCGCGGCGTTCCACCTGCTGGGCGCGTTCGATCTGCCCGACGGCCGGGTCGCGGTCGACGCGATCAGCTACGACCGGCTCTTCCACAAGGACTTCACCGGCCCCACCGAGGCGCCCGCCCGGCTGGACCGGTTCGTCCTCGACCCGTCCACCGGCCGGTCCACGCTAGAACGCCTGGACGACACCCCGTCCGAGATGCCCCGCCTCGACGAGCGGCTCATCGGCGTCGACCGGCACCGCTACGGCTACTTCAGCAGCCGGACCAAGACGGCGGCCGACGCCACGGTGAGCAGGCTGCTCAAGCGGGACCTCGATAAGGGCACCTCCGAGAGCTACGCCTACGGCCCCGCCAGGTTCGGCATGGAGGCGGTCTTCGTCCCCCGGACCCCGGACTCCGCCGAGGACGACGGGTGGCTCATGACCTATGTCTCCGACCTCGCCGACAGCTGTGCCGAGGTCGTCATCCTGCACGCCCAGGACCTGTCCGAGCCGGTCGCCCGCGTGCACATTCCCCAGCGGGTGCCCCTGGGCTTCCACGGCAACTGGGTGCCCGACGAGGAGCTGCCGTCATGAGCTACGCGGAAGCGATCCGGAAGACCCCTTCCGAGGTGACCCCCGAGACCGTCCAGGCCATGCACCGGCTGTTCGCCCCGGCTCACCTCTCCCGGACCTACCAGGCGCCCGTCATCTCGCGTGACCTGGCCTACGGCACCGACGAGCGGC harbors:
- a CDS encoding PucR family transcriptional regulator — protein: MPLREFIAGLKASGEPVPPVGDPAFLAAAEAVLGPGPVGWAVAMAEHGFQKVLRAVEEERLETFGPRLAEAIERTALDLLLALHEGVGAFTLNAEERDVITYLAGEDIPFSRIVQGLRLVRGEWILALLQLVELHRPARERGALLREVTQEVTDFFDATVDAVINDYLAERQRLLARRAADQRSIVTSIVADEWVTDDTARQVLGIDLGHHHLGLILWQDGEPSSASGAVPGALERAARNAAVALHCPAPLMVAGDAVLWAWLSSPGPIDDGGLPVDPSVRVAAGLSARGLWGFRRTHLAALDAWRVAVSCAQRPTVTRYRDIALVGLLTSDHERAQWFVDEQLGSLAGDDRLTADLRRTLLSYLDNGGSLIRAAADLHVHRNTVVYRLRRAEQLLGHPASAGTTDLHMALRLAEVLPSRPA
- a CDS encoding carotenoid oxygenase family protein, which gives rise to MTHPESSSPSTLNESSAVRPNQFLQGPFAPVGQEITVHDLKVTGTIPTELNGRLLRVGPNPIDPENPATYNWFSGNGMVHGVRLREGRAEWYRNRFVRDDQVVASRGWPEVPGPRQAVPAPRYARNNHGNTNIFAQGGHTFAFMEGGSLPFELSYELETVARSNFEGTLNGAWTGHPHRDPLTGELHGIAYRWDWSYARYLVLDAQGKIRKSVNIPLDGRPIIHDMALSRRYVVFHNGAVQAHAGLQAQGYDFPYAWDFDHRNAWGLLPREGTSDQVVWCETEPTAAFHLLGAFDLPDGRVAVDAISYDRLFHKDFTGPTEAPARLDRFVLDPSTGRSTLERLDDTPSEMPRLDERLIGVDRHRYGYFSSRTKTAADATVSRLLKRDLDKGTSESYAYGPARFGMEAVFVPRTPDSAEDDGWLMTYVSDLADSCAEVVILHAQDLSEPVARVHIPQRVPLGFHGNWVPDEELPS
- a CDS encoding FAD-dependent oxidoreductase, which gives rise to MRAMPYDYDVVIVGSGFGGSVSALRLTEKGYKVAVLEAGRRFTPQSLPKNSWHVRDYLWAPALGLYGVQRVHVLGKVMVMAGAGVGGGSLNYGNTLYEPPAAFFEDRQWAHITDWKEELEPYYEQARRMLGARLNPTDTPADVHLKAAAERMGVAGTFHATPVGVFFGDGRDSDGTAKAEPGAEAPDPYFGGAGPARRACIECGECMTGCRHGAKNTLNENYLYLAEKAGAVIHPLTTVTAIGQDAADGYRIETRPTNRRGKSPGEVFRAGHVVVAAGTYGTQTLLHTMRSRGRLPHVSDRLGRLTRTNSEALVSAQTSPRNYRAGHGANPDFTRGVAITSSVHPNDDTHVEVVRYGRGSNAMGAMAILQVPYSPRVPRFPAWLAHCARHPLTAVRSLSNRRWSERTILGLVMQTHDNSLTTYVKGSGIGGGLLRARQGEGTPNPTQIPEATEIAALLAEEINGFAGSNIGELMGTPMTAHFLGGCVIGADSEHGVIDPYHRLYGYPGVHVVDGSAVSANLGVNPSLTITAQAERAMAFWPNKGDPDTRPRQDEGYRRVRPIPPKRPAVPEGAFGSLRLPFFPVPPVPRKD